The following DNA comes from Sediminitomix flava.
GCCCTTCTCCGTTTTCTTTCAAAACAGGTAATCCTCTGTACCATACACCCAGCATTACTGGAGAATACAATCCATAAATACCCAAACTTAATTGATCTGATTTACCTTGACTTTGGTAAAGAATTACAGGTGTAAGTATTTTATTGTCTAAGTTCTCACCTCCATATTTTGTTTTATGACTAAAGGGAATTACATAACCTGCCATTACAGAATACTTGATAGGCAAGGTCTGAGAGCCTCCTGTAAAACTTGTTTCAGGAGAATTCACATGATGAGCAGAGAAACCAAACCACATTTTTTCATGTAAGAGTAAACCTCCAAGAGAAATATCTGGATAAAACTTACGTTCATCCAGATTAGGTTCTTGCGTAGGTTGTCCCGTAGGTCCAAAATTATCTAGCTGATCTCCAAAGAGGAAATTATTGAAATCAAGATCTGATTGTACTATTCCTCCTTGAATCCCCAAATTCAGCGACCAAGACTTTGAAATACGAAGAAGATAAGCTGTCGAAATAGATAATTGTGTGTTTGAAAGAGGTGCATCTTGCCCTAAATTATCATGCTTCAGCATTAGCCCAAGAGACAATCCACTTCCAATAAAGTGATGATCAAAACCGAATAAATAAGATTCGTAATTTGACGGTAGTCTTGTCCATTGATTTCGGTAATTGAAGTTCATTCTAGCATCTAAGCTAGAACCTGTCATTGCAGGATTCAAGTAAAGGGGTGCTGCATAGAATTGTGTGTATTGTGGATCTTGCGCCTCACAATTACTGCGAGCAAGACATACAATGAATAATGTTAGTAATAAACTAGAAGCGTAAGTTAACTTCATGTTTTTCAGTTGTAGTAACAAATTAGGTTTAGGTAATAAGAAGTTAGTTGGTTGTTAGTTGTGTAGTTATGCTTATTAAAGTGGGAAGAAACGCAATTCGGTTGTAGTAATTGTAGAGTTACGCATAAATTAAAAGGTTTATTGCATTTTCTAACACATGAAGCTTTATCGGCTATATTTCGTTCCTACACTGTTCGTTTGTCTACAATTTTTATATCACTTTTTTCAAATAGTCCTATTCTTAAGCTTTTCAAGCGGTTTTCCACTCTCATAACCATTAATTACTTGATGTAATATTTACCAAGCTATGTTCTAATAAAGC
Coding sequences within:
- a CDS encoding PorP/SprF family type IX secretion system membrane protein, which gives rise to MKLTYASSLLLTLFIVCLARSNCEAQDPQYTQFYAAPLYLNPAMTGSSLDARMNFNYRNQWTRLPSNYESYLFGFDHHFIGSGLSLGLMLKHDNLGQDAPLSNTQLSISTAYLLRISKSWSLNLGIQGGIVQSDLDFNNFLFGDQLDNFGPTGQPTQEPNLDERKFYPDISLGGLLLHEKMWFGFSAHHVNSPETSFTGGSQTLPIKYSVMAGYVIPFSHKTKYGGENLDNKILTPVILYQSQGKSDQLSLGIYGLYSPVMLGVWYRGLPVLKENGEGLNQDALAFLVGFKLKSVKVGYSYDVNLSDLPQQLAQTHEVSLSFDFNFNKDYPKKRRKRKGKVICPTPIPWL